The following coding sequences are from one Terriglobales bacterium window:
- a CDS encoding metalloregulator ArsR/SmtB family transcription factor produces MKLTLDATFSAMADPTRRAILARLAKGEATVMELAEPFEMTQPAISQHLKVLEDAGLVVRRVEGTKRPRRLAKGGIEAIDQWLAMLRKALEKNYDRLDEVLAAMEYKKGKTR; encoded by the coding sequence ATGAAACTGACCCTCGACGCCACCTTCTCTGCCATGGCCGACCCGACTCGTCGAGCGATTCTGGCTCGTCTTGCCAAAGGAGAGGCGACCGTCATGGAACTGGCGGAGCCGTTCGAGATGACGCAGCCCGCAATCTCTCAACATCTCAAGGTGCTCGAGGATGCGGGACTCGTTGTTCGTCGAGTCGAGGGCACGAAGCGCCCTCGTCGTCTAGCAAAAGGCGGTATTGAAGCGATCGATCAATGGCTCGCAATGCTACGCAAAGCTCTCGAGAAAAACTACGACCGGCTGGATGAAGTTCTGGCTGCGATGGAATACAAGAAAGGGAAAACACGATGA
- a CDS encoding SRPBCC domain-containing protein, producing the protein MSKLTLKTEGDTHVVVTRRFAAPPEAMYRAHTDPKLVQKWMLGPEGWTMPVCINEAKPGGKIRYQWTNGKGGGFHLTGEFLELKPYSRIVHVERMHLPDPTPDNHIETRFDADGTGTLMTMRMTLPDAQTRAAMLASGMEHGMEASYVRLEGLI; encoded by the coding sequence ATGAGTAAGTTGACGCTGAAGACCGAAGGCGATACACACGTGGTTGTCACCAGGCGCTTCGCTGCACCTCCGGAAGCCATGTATCGCGCTCACACAGATCCGAAGTTAGTCCAGAAATGGATGCTCGGCCCCGAAGGTTGGACAATGCCTGTCTGCATTAACGAGGCGAAGCCAGGGGGCAAGATCCGTTACCAGTGGACAAATGGAAAAGGTGGTGGATTCCACCTGACGGGCGAATTCCTGGAACTTAAGCCTTACAGCAGGATCGTCCATGTCGAGCGGATGCACCTGCCAGATCCTACGCCGGACAACCATATTGAAACCAGATTCGATGCGGATGGCACCGGCACGTTGATGACAATGCGCATGACGTTGCCCGACGCCCAGACGCGGGCGGCCATGCTTGCTTCAGGTATGGAACACGGAATGGAAGCGAGTTACGTCAGGCTGGAAGGACTGATCTAG
- a CDS encoding YdeI/OmpD-associated family protein, producing MAKKGEFEPGDGPFKFRVKLEGVDNMEAAALRPPFDVPTVFGTKARVPVRGTVNGHPFRSSLCNMGDGHMMVVNKEMRAGGKCKAGDIVEVVLQRDRDARVVEVPAEIQKVMAANKAAQTTWESLSYTHQKEWVRAIGEAKREETKQSRIKKMMDALKAGKRVGF from the coding sequence ATGGCGAAGAAAGGTGAATTCGAACCTGGCGATGGTCCATTTAAGTTCCGGGTGAAGCTTGAAGGGGTAGACAATATGGAGGCTGCCGCGCTGCGTCCTCCGTTCGATGTACCGACTGTGTTCGGCACCAAGGCTCGCGTGCCCGTGCGCGGGACCGTCAACGGTCATCCATTTCGCAGCTCGCTCTGCAACATGGGCGACGGCCACATGATGGTGGTCAACAAGGAAATGCGTGCAGGCGGAAAATGCAAGGCCGGCGATATCGTTGAGGTTGTCCTCCAACGTGACCGTGACGCTCGTGTAGTCGAAGTTCCCGCCGAGATCCAAAAGGTGATGGCTGCCAACAAAGCCGCACAAACGACCTGGGAGTCGCTGTCCTACACGCACCAGAAGGAATGGGTTCGAGCTATCGGCGAGGCCAAGCGCGAGGAGACAAAGCAGTCGCGGATCAAGAAGATGATGGACGCGTTGAAGGCTGGCAAGCGCGTGGGCTTCTGA